Proteins from one Bacteroides mediterraneensis genomic window:
- a CDS encoding copper resistance protein NlpE N-terminal domain-containing protein has protein sequence MKTNHIFPSFMGSLAFLLGSCQAPHTNDGIYEGILPAADCPGIYVMLAINGDQYELLEKYIAEPETFVTRGNIKQKGKQLHLDNQMQITPLSNELQCQHTTLKKISDQNELPEIYVSQLLKEDQSGEDASIKLYSQKDKQYAEFHFKNNTYQLKLNLHNDSVNEYTRPEQSVKLSQPVPQLSSFQELIFRNDTATYTFTQLSPTNCIYRLADEKKENEVPAFLNVIYYNDDQQALVKLLHPALPHCYTLSQTEASAKTANYTDGETEWQLHNDRRATLVIHHKKYQYLEEE, from the coding sequence ATGAAAACAAATCACATCTTTCCCTCATTCATGGGAAGCCTAGCCTTTCTGCTAGGGTCATGCCAAGCTCCTCATACAAACGACGGAATCTATGAGGGCATACTTCCTGCCGCAGACTGTCCGGGAATCTATGTCATGCTGGCCATCAACGGCGACCAGTATGAACTTCTCGAAAAATACATTGCAGAACCTGAGACATTCGTCACCCGCGGGAATATCAAACAAAAAGGGAAACAGCTCCATCTGGACAATCAGATGCAAATCACACCCCTCTCCAATGAATTGCAATGCCAACATACGACATTAAAAAAAATCTCAGACCAAAATGAACTGCCGGAAATCTATGTCTCGCAGTTATTAAAAGAAGACCAAAGTGGAGAAGACGCCTCCATCAAACTATACAGTCAGAAAGACAAGCAATATGCAGAATTTCATTTCAAGAACAACACATACCAGCTGAAATTAAACCTGCATAACGATTCGGTAAACGAATACACCCGTCCGGAACAGTCTGTCAAACTATCGCAGCCCGTTCCGCAGCTTTCATCCTTTCAGGAGCTCATTTTCAGAAATGATACAGCTACCTATACTTTCACCCAACTCAGTCCAACCAACTGCATCTACCGGCTGGCCGACGAAAAGAAAGAAAATGAGGTACCCGCCTTTCTGAACGTCATCTATTATAACGACGACCAACAGGCCCTTGTAAAACTGCTGCATCCGGCACTTCCTCATTGCTATACCCTCTCTCAGACAGAGGCATCGGCCAAAACCGCAAACTATACAGACGGAGAAACGGAATGGCAGCTCCACAATGACCGACGTGCTACCCTGGTCATTCACCATAAAAAATACCAATATCTGGAAGAGGAATAA
- a CDS encoding AraC family transcriptional regulator, giving the protein MKKILNEQLDISDTNPLKARYYDYKRFTYPWHFHSEFEIIYIEKGYGQGMIGDGMTDFSDQSLFLLGANLPHYVENPPEYIQQEELRVNGVIIQFEKDFMQYAFSHYSQFQAINRLLEESQRGLLYSLTDYPEIPETLKRIPSQRGAGQIIEFLQLLDALTRLSPYKQISSPVYHPMPSQFNGRKIEKVMAFLNTHYTQNLRLEDVASYAAMNPTAFCRFFKTNTGKTYKQHLTDMRIGYACKLLLNERWNIAEISLECGFESITHFNRCFKSHMGMSPTAYRRRLL; this is encoded by the coding sequence ATGAAAAAGATACTCAACGAACAACTGGACATTTCGGATACCAACCCGCTAAAAGCACGGTACTACGATTACAAACGTTTCACCTATCCTTGGCATTTCCACAGCGAGTTCGAAATCATCTACATAGAAAAAGGATATGGACAGGGAATGATTGGAGACGGAATGACCGATTTCAGCGACCAGTCACTTTTTCTGCTGGGCGCCAATCTTCCGCATTATGTGGAAAACCCGCCGGAATATATACAGCAAGAAGAACTGAGAGTAAACGGGGTCATCATCCAGTTTGAAAAAGATTTCATGCAATACGCCTTTTCCCACTACAGCCAGTTCCAGGCAATCAACCGCCTGCTGGAAGAGTCCCAAAGAGGATTACTTTATTCTCTCACCGATTACCCGGAAATTCCGGAAACACTCAAACGCATTCCGTCACAGCGGGGAGCCGGTCAGATTATTGAGTTTCTCCAACTGCTGGATGCATTGACACGCCTGTCTCCCTACAAACAGATTTCATCGCCTGTCTATCATCCGATGCCTTCCCAATTCAACGGACGGAAAATAGAAAAGGTCATGGCGTTCCTCAACACGCACTACACACAAAATCTCCGGCTGGAAGACGTGGCTTCTTATGCAGCCATGAATCCTACCGCCTTCTGCCGTTTTTTCAAGACGAATACGGGCAAGACCTACAAGCAGCACCTCACAGACATGCGGATAGGCTATGCCTGCAAACTCCTGCTGAACGAGCGATGGAACATCGCAGAAATCAGTCTGGAATGCGGATTTGAGTCAATTACCCATTTCAACCGCTGCTTCAAAAGCCACATGGGAATGAGTCCTACCGCCTACCGCAGAAGACTTTTATAA
- a CDS encoding SDR family oxidoreductase, producing the protein MNNLFDVSGRVAVVTGGSGVLGSNISEGLLKAGAKVAVIGAHPDHVEEAVERLRQTGGEVYGFTCNVLDMDSLRKVKDEVLVQWGRVDILVNAAGGNIPGGTLTESQHVFDMKVEDLNKVLDLNLNGTVYPCLVFGEVMAAQKSGSIVNVSSMAACEAITRVPGYSMAKSAVENFTRWMAQEMALKFSEKIRVNAIAPGFFIGNQNRAVLINPDGSLTERSRKVIAKTPMRRFGDISELNGAVQFLCSEAASFITGVTLPVDGGFSSFSGV; encoded by the coding sequence ATGAACAATCTGTTTGATGTATCCGGACGTGTAGCCGTAGTTACGGGTGGTTCCGGGGTATTGGGAAGTAATATATCCGAAGGTCTGCTGAAGGCCGGAGCAAAGGTGGCTGTGATTGGGGCACATCCCGACCATGTGGAGGAAGCTGTGGAAAGATTGAGGCAGACGGGTGGCGAAGTGTATGGCTTTACCTGCAATGTGCTCGATATGGACAGCTTGCGGAAAGTGAAGGACGAGGTGTTGGTACAATGGGGAAGGGTGGATATTCTGGTCAATGCGGCAGGAGGAAACATTCCCGGAGGTACGCTGACCGAAAGCCAGCATGTGTTCGACATGAAAGTGGAGGATTTGAATAAAGTGCTTGATTTGAACTTGAACGGAACGGTGTATCCTTGTCTGGTGTTTGGAGAAGTGATGGCAGCACAGAAGAGTGGTAGCATTGTAAATGTGTCCTCCATGGCGGCGTGCGAAGCCATTACCCGGGTGCCGGGATACTCCATGGCCAAAAGTGCGGTGGAGAACTTCACCCGTTGGATGGCCCAGGAAATGGCCCTTAAATTCAGCGAGAAAATTCGGGTCAATGCCATTGCTCCCGGTTTCTTTATCGGCAATCAGAACCGGGCCGTGCTGATTAATCCGGATGGTTCACTCACGGAACGCAGCCGGAAGGTCATTGCCAAAACTCCGATGAGGCGTTTTGGGGATATTTCAGAGCTTAATGGAGCCGTACAGTTCTTGTGCAGTGAAGCAGCCAGTTTCATCACAGGCGTGACGTTGCCCGTAGACGGCGGATTCAGTTCATTCAGTGGAGTTTAA
- the uxuA gene encoding mannonate dehydratase gives MEKTWRWFGKKDPITLSMLRQIGVEGIVTALHEVPNGEVWTVEAIQDLKAYIESYGLRWSVVESLPVCEAIKYGGPQRNRLIENYKTSLANLGMCGVKTVCYNFMPVIDWIRTDLHYALPDGSTSLYFNRIRFAYFDLKILRREGAEQDYTPEEVQEVDELDQSITAAEKAELIDTIIVKTQGFIDGNIQEGELYPVRKFRELLALYKGIDRQRLRENLRTFLEAVMPVCDTYGVNLCIHPDDPPFQVLGLPRIVTGGADIEWLLQAVDNPHNGLTFCAGSLSSGSQNDTRELARRFARRTHFVHLRSTEILPGGDFKETSHLAGRGQLLDLIRIFEKENPGLPMRVDHGRTMLGDEKEGYNPGYSFHGRMLALAQVEGMMTAVRDELKRGLI, from the coding sequence ATGGAAAAGACATGGCGATGGTTTGGAAAGAAAGACCCTATCACGCTTTCCATGCTCCGTCAGATAGGAGTGGAAGGGATTGTCACGGCCCTGCATGAGGTGCCCAACGGAGAAGTCTGGACGGTGGAAGCCATCCAGGACCTGAAAGCCTACATAGAGTCGTATGGATTGAGGTGGTCGGTCGTAGAAAGTCTTCCCGTGTGTGAAGCCATCAAATATGGTGGCCCGCAACGGAATCGGTTGATTGAAAACTACAAAACCAGTCTGGCCAATCTGGGTATGTGTGGCGTGAAAACCGTTTGTTATAATTTCATGCCGGTTATCGACTGGATACGTACGGATTTGCATTATGCATTGCCGGACGGAAGCACGTCGCTTTATTTCAATCGCATACGTTTTGCTTATTTCGATTTGAAAATCCTGCGTCGGGAAGGAGCAGAACAAGATTATACTCCGGAAGAAGTGCAGGAGGTGGACGAGCTGGACCAAAGTATTACTGCAGCCGAAAAGGCCGAACTGATTGATACGATTATCGTCAAGACCCAGGGATTTATCGACGGGAACATTCAGGAGGGGGAACTTTATCCGGTCCGCAAGTTCCGTGAATTGCTGGCTTTATATAAAGGTATAGACCGGCAACGGTTGAGAGAAAATTTGCGTACATTTCTGGAGGCGGTGATGCCCGTGTGTGATACCTACGGAGTGAACTTGTGCATTCATCCCGATGACCCTCCTTTCCAGGTGCTGGGTTTGCCTCGCATTGTGACAGGTGGAGCAGATATCGAATGGTTGTTGCAGGCAGTGGACAATCCGCATAACGGACTGACCTTCTGTGCCGGTTCCCTGAGTTCCGGCAGTCAGAACGATACCCGTGAACTGGCCCGCCGTTTTGCCCGAAGAACTCATTTTGTCCATCTGCGCAGTACGGAGATTTTACCAGGAGGAGATTTTAAGGAAACGTCTCATTTAGCTGGAAGAGGACAGCTGCTCGACCTGATTCGCATCTTCGAGAAAGAGAATCCCGGACTTCCCATGCGGGTAGACCATGGACGTACGATGCTGGGAGATGAAAAGGAAGGTTATAATCCCGGGTATTCTTTCCACGGGCGCATGCTGGCGTTGGCCCAGGTGGAAGGCATGATGACCGCTGTCCGTGACGAGCTGAAGCGGGGACTGATATAA
- a CDS encoding AraC family transcriptional regulator has protein sequence MNISLLSSLNGIHYDEGNLDFLRPSPLHFNCGVQILCTCGTCILSTGAQQFHLREMSELIFWGGSIMQLMEASDNFHVRLLLYPKKIFLQAAISLDTTYFNYMREFPQYDHGEESWKNVNLWIDMAQLLFSRPSPAFRERLELNFLQSMLMWIFSSIPDTYVSKAESYTRKQLLFHKFMHLIHEHAAQMHQVSFYAEQLCISPRYLNEITLSFSNGKTPKALIDEQLTAELKVLLNNPALSIAEIASLCHFPDSSYLSRFFKKNTGIAPKAFRALKQS, from the coding sequence ATGAATATTTCACTCTTGTCATCCCTCAACGGAATCCACTACGATGAAGGGAACCTGGACTTTCTCCGGCCCTCTCCCCTCCACTTCAACTGTGGCGTACAGATATTGTGTACCTGCGGAACGTGCATTCTCTCTACAGGAGCCCAGCAGTTTCATCTTCGGGAAATGTCGGAACTTATTTTCTGGGGAGGAAGCATCATGCAACTGATGGAAGCCTCGGACAACTTCCACGTACGTCTGCTGCTCTACCCCAAAAAGATATTTCTACAAGCCGCCATTTCCCTCGATACGACCTATTTTAATTACATGAGGGAATTCCCTCAATACGACCATGGAGAAGAAAGCTGGAAGAATGTCAACCTGTGGATTGACATGGCCCAGCTACTCTTCAGCCGGCCTTCACCTGCATTCCGCGAACGGCTGGAACTGAACTTCCTGCAAAGCATGCTCATGTGGATTTTCAGTTCCATTCCCGACACATACGTATCGAAAGCTGAGTCGTACACCCGGAAACAGCTTTTGTTTCATAAATTCATGCACCTCATTCACGAGCATGCGGCACAGATGCACCAAGTGTCTTTCTATGCCGAACAGCTTTGCATCTCTCCACGCTACTTAAATGAAATAACCTTGTCGTTTTCCAACGGAAAAACACCCAAGGCGCTCATTGACGAACAGCTGACAGCCGAGCTGAAGGTGTTGCTCAACAACCCGGCTTTGTCGATTGCCGAGATTGCTTCCCTCTGCCACTTTCCCGACTCGTCCTACCTGAGCCGCTTCTTTAAAAAGAACACCGGCATCGCCCCAAAGGCTTTCCGAGCCCTGAAACAAAGCTAA
- a CDS encoding multidrug effflux MFS transporter — MMTRKNSQLFILVFLGVLTAFGPFVTDMYLPTLPAMTGFFHTTSSQVQLGLTASMIGLAVGQLFFGPLSDKYGRRRPLIIAMCLFLLATLGCLYSRTIMQFVGWRLIQGMAGAGGIVISRSIAADKYSGRELAKMLAIIGAINGVAPVAAPIAGGGMADSVGWHGIFWVLFGLGVILLAGSLHFTDSLPAVRRQNARWSDVYKSFLTVIQNRRYVCYIFQFGFAQGVMFANISSAPFIMQQHYGFSPLMFSLCFGINAIAIVVSAAASVKFAHSEQALYRGSVGMVIASFFLCIAFCANCPFWLYEVLLLCLLSMLGLTFTASNTLAMDSERENAGMASALLGALGFAFGGIVSPLVGLGNIMVSTGIMFLVGSVCALVCTRIALRRAFSLAQYYRR, encoded by the coding sequence ATTATGACAAGAAAAAATTCACAATTGTTTATTCTCGTATTTTTAGGGGTACTGACGGCTTTCGGGCCTTTTGTAACCGACATGTATTTGCCTACTTTGCCTGCCATGACAGGCTTTTTCCATACCACTTCCTCACAGGTGCAGCTGGGACTGACGGCCAGCATGATCGGGCTGGCTGTGGGACAGCTTTTCTTCGGACCGCTCAGCGACAAGTATGGCCGTCGTCGTCCGCTGATTATCGCCATGTGTCTGTTTTTACTGGCCACGTTGGGTTGCCTGTATTCCCGCACCATCATGCAGTTCGTGGGTTGGCGGTTGATTCAGGGAATGGCGGGTGCCGGAGGTATTGTCATTTCCCGCTCTATCGCAGCCGATAAATATTCCGGCAGGGAGTTGGCAAAGATGCTGGCCATTATCGGAGCCATCAACGGGGTCGCTCCGGTGGCCGCTCCGATTGCCGGAGGCGGTATGGCCGACAGTGTAGGGTGGCACGGTATTTTCTGGGTATTGTTCGGACTGGGTGTTATTCTGTTGGCCGGAAGTCTGCATTTCACGGATTCCTTGCCGGCTGTCCGTCGGCAGAATGCGCGTTGGAGCGATGTCTATAAGAGTTTCCTCACCGTCATTCAGAACCGTCGGTACGTGTGCTACATTTTTCAGTTCGGTTTTGCACAGGGAGTGATGTTTGCCAATATTTCTTCTGCTCCCTTTATCATGCAGCAGCATTATGGCTTTTCTCCTTTGATGTTCAGTCTTTGTTTTGGCATCAATGCCATTGCCATTGTGGTTTCTGCGGCTGCATCGGTCAAGTTTGCCCATTCGGAACAGGCGTTGTACCGGGGAAGTGTGGGAATGGTCATCGCCTCTTTCTTCCTCTGCATTGCATTTTGTGCCAATTGTCCTTTCTGGCTTTACGAGGTCTTGCTGCTTTGTCTGCTTTCCATGCTGGGGCTGACTTTCACCGCCTCCAATACGTTGGCAATGGATAGTGAACGGGAAAATGCCGGTATGGCTTCGGCTTTGCTGGGAGCGCTGGGCTTTGCTTTTGGCGGTATCGTCTCTCCGTTGGTGGGACTGGGCAATATCATGGTATCCACGGGGATTATGTTTTTGGTCGGTTCTGTCTGTGCGCTGGTGTGTACACGTATCGCGCTTCGTCGGGCTTTCTCACTGGCGCAGTATTACCGGAGATAA
- a CDS encoding Fic family protein — MGTYRKKLQGTAQYISFIPAPLSTVQMEEELLTPFVTEAQEAIDQLNQTLCGLNEEEVENVLRKEAEASWMLSAGKYFFPFGIPSFTSQWNEEEQEEIRHLTEASTYALESLKTLPLCGRLLKNAHYLMCQSTLYEKKYPGEFRNSPVWIGPEGCNLKNALFVPPTEEDMTEAFSELEKFIHEKSDLHILIRAALIHYQFEAIHPFIDANGRTGRLLHLLFLFDHKVIREPAFIFSYTLGKYALRYYTELQKVHESGAYESWVIFFLQTLKEAAQQTTRFLSTPPPSFG, encoded by the coding sequence ATGGGAACTTATCGCAAAAAGCTGCAGGGAACTGCCCAATATATCTCTTTCATTCCCGCTCCTCTTTCCACCGTCCAGATGGAAGAGGAATTACTCACCCCTTTTGTCACCGAGGCCCAGGAAGCCATCGACCAGTTGAACCAGACCCTCTGCGGGCTGAATGAAGAGGAAGTAGAAAACGTACTGCGAAAAGAAGCAGAAGCTTCGTGGATGCTCTCTGCCGGAAAATACTTTTTCCCGTTTGGCATTCCATCCTTCACTTCCCAATGGAATGAAGAGGAACAGGAAGAAATCCGGCATCTGACAGAGGCCTCAACCTATGCCTTAGAAAGTCTGAAAACACTGCCTCTCTGCGGACGTCTGCTCAAGAATGCACATTACCTGATGTGCCAAAGTACCTTGTATGAAAAGAAATATCCAGGAGAATTCCGTAACTCACCCGTATGGATAGGGCCGGAAGGATGCAACCTGAAAAACGCTCTTTTCGTTCCTCCCACCGAAGAAGACATGACTGAAGCCTTCTCCGAACTCGAAAAATTCATCCACGAAAAATCGGACCTGCATATCCTCATACGGGCTGCACTCATCCATTACCAGTTTGAGGCCATCCATCCTTTCATCGATGCCAACGGACGAACCGGCCGATTGCTCCACCTTCTCTTTCTGTTCGACCACAAGGTCATCCGGGAACCGGCTTTCATCTTTTCTTACACTTTAGGGAAGTACGCCCTCCGATACTACACAGAATTACAGAAAGTACACGAAAGCGGTGCGTATGAATCTTGGGTGATATTCTTCCTCCAGACCCTGAAAGAGGCTGCTCAACAAACAACCCGCTTTCTGTCCACACCTCCTCCCTCGTTTGGCTGA
- a CDS encoding AraC family transcriptional regulator, with protein MVCRRCIYTVAEVFQENGVSPLKVELGIVTLAQPLLPAQWRGIQARLEQYGFEVIDDKRMRIVEQIRVGVIELVHHAEEQEKVNLSDYLQQKCHREYSFLSKLFTEMQGISIEKYYIHQKIERVKELLFYDELSVGEIADKLHYSSVAHLSGQFKAVTGLSPTQFKRMKGHALRPLDEI; from the coding sequence ATGGTTTGCCGCCGTTGTATCTATACGGTGGCGGAAGTGTTTCAGGAAAATGGCGTTTCTCCCTTGAAAGTAGAATTGGGCATTGTGACATTGGCCCAGCCTTTGCTTCCTGCCCAGTGGCGCGGGATACAGGCTCGTCTGGAACAATATGGCTTTGAAGTGATTGACGACAAGCGCATGCGTATTGTCGAACAGATCCGGGTGGGAGTCATTGAACTGGTACATCATGCCGAAGAGCAGGAAAAGGTGAATCTTTCTGACTATTTGCAGCAGAAGTGTCACCGGGAGTACAGTTTCCTCAGCAAATTGTTTACCGAAATGCAAGGCATCAGCATTGAAAAATATTATATCCATCAGAAAATAGAACGGGTCAAGGAGTTGCTTTTCTATGATGAACTGAGTGTCGGTGAGATTGCCGATAAGTTGCATTATTCCAGTGTGGCTCATTTGAGCGGGCAGTTTAAGGCTGTGACCGGATTGTCGCCTACTCAATTCAAACGGATGAAAGGGCATGCGTTGAGGCCGTTGGACGAGATATAA
- a CDS encoding TonB-dependent receptor domain-containing protein: MKKIVWLIGVWIGCGSVAMALSERTVKGYVMDKEGAPLPGAYVYDESKHTSVTDENGYFELAVPDEAKLLKADYVGFTTLTYEMERPDDIQILVMSPSTELKEVVVTAGGLGAIKNRKSVLNTESVTSQALTRAACCNLSESFETNPSVDVAYSDAVTGAKQIQLLGLAGTYVQMLTENFPNLRGVASTYGLDYIPGPWMQSIQISKGAASVKNGYESVTGQIDVEYKKPKVADPLLVNLFGSSTGRYEGNVVGAVELNDRLSTALFVNYYNEEQAHDRNKDTFLDMPQMQSFSAMNRWHYQTSRFVSQSGIKILTDRRTSGQTEHTLHAVDEMSPYTIHNDANRVEGFTKNGFILNQERNESVALIVSGSYHDQRANYADKVYNVYESNVYASFLYESEFGAHHKLAAGLNYNWDRYVQSGNVVDLYCPQWHQVSEKVGGAYAEYTWTPLQKFTLMAGLRADYSSLHHFFVTPRVHVKYEVTSWLSLRASAGKGYRTTFVLPENSYLLASSRTFHLAEDLKQEEAWNYGVTASFHIPVNHEELTLNAEWFYTDFQNQVVVDLDQDVHSVYFYNLAGRSTSSVFQIEASYPLFRGFTLLGAYRWMDVKCTYDGQTMRKPLTSRYKALVTASYETPLKKWQLDATVQFNGGGRMPLADAVHPLWNTSFPSFAQLSAQITHRFRRWQIYVGGENLTNYKQQSPIVSAANPYSPDFDATMVWGPTMGYKLYAGIRYQIPKL, from the coding sequence ATGAAGAAAATTGTATGGTTGATAGGAGTGTGGATAGGATGTGGAAGTGTGGCAATGGCACTTTCTGAGAGGACAGTCAAAGGATATGTGATGGATAAAGAGGGAGCTCCTTTGCCCGGGGCTTATGTGTATGATGAGAGCAAGCATACTTCGGTGACGGATGAAAACGGATATTTTGAGTTGGCAGTACCGGACGAGGCCAAACTGCTGAAAGCCGATTACGTAGGCTTTACGACATTGACATACGAGATGGAACGTCCGGACGATATCCAGATTCTGGTGATGTCTCCCAGTACGGAATTGAAAGAAGTGGTGGTGACAGCCGGAGGTCTCGGAGCTATCAAGAACCGGAAAAGTGTGTTGAACACAGAGAGTGTCACCTCGCAAGCCTTGACGCGTGCGGCCTGTTGCAATCTTTCGGAAAGTTTTGAGACCAATCCTTCGGTAGACGTGGCCTACAGTGATGCGGTGACAGGTGCCAAGCAGATACAGTTGCTAGGACTGGCCGGCACTTACGTGCAGATGCTGACCGAGAATTTCCCTAATTTGCGCGGGGTGGCTTCCACGTACGGGCTCGACTATATTCCGGGACCGTGGATGCAAAGCATACAGATTTCCAAAGGGGCTGCTTCCGTAAAGAACGGATACGAGTCGGTGACCGGGCAGATTGATGTGGAATACAAGAAACCGAAGGTGGCAGACCCCTTGCTGGTGAATCTGTTTGGCAGCAGCACCGGACGTTATGAGGGCAATGTGGTGGGTGCCGTGGAGTTGAATGACCGCTTGTCTACCGCTTTGTTTGTGAACTACTACAATGAGGAGCAGGCACACGACAGGAACAAAGATACTTTCTTGGATATGCCCCAGATGCAGTCGTTTAGTGCGATGAACCGCTGGCATTATCAAACCTCCCGTTTCGTTTCCCAGTCGGGCATTAAGATTCTGACGGACCGCAGAACCAGCGGGCAGACGGAACATACTTTACATGCTGTGGACGAGATGTCCCCTTATACCATTCACAACGATGCCAATCGGGTGGAAGGATTCACGAAGAATGGATTTATCTTGAATCAGGAACGGAATGAAAGTGTGGCCCTCATCGTGTCGGGGTCGTATCATGACCAGCGTGCCAATTATGCCGACAAGGTGTACAATGTGTATGAATCGAATGTATATGCTTCTTTCCTTTATGAAAGTGAGTTTGGAGCGCATCATAAACTGGCGGCCGGACTGAACTATAACTGGGACCGGTATGTGCAGAGTGGCAATGTGGTGGACCTTTACTGTCCACAGTGGCATCAGGTGTCGGAGAAGGTAGGAGGAGCGTATGCGGAATATACGTGGACTCCTCTCCAGAAGTTTACGCTGATGGCTGGATTGCGAGCGGACTACAGTTCCTTGCATCATTTCTTTGTGACACCCCGTGTTCATGTGAAGTATGAGGTGACTTCGTGGCTGAGTCTGCGTGCCTCTGCCGGGAAAGGATACCGCACCACTTTTGTGCTTCCGGAGAACAGCTATTTGCTGGCAAGCAGCCGCACGTTTCATCTTGCAGAAGATTTAAAACAGGAAGAAGCATGGAATTATGGAGTGACTGCTTCTTTCCATATTCCCGTGAACCACGAAGAATTGACCCTCAATGCGGAGTGGTTTTATACGGATTTTCAGAATCAGGTGGTGGTCGATTTGGACCAGGATGTGCATAGCGTTTATTTCTACAACCTGGCGGGACGTTCTACCTCCAGTGTGTTCCAGATAGAAGCCAGCTATCCGTTGTTTCGGGGATTCACCCTGCTGGGAGCTTACCGGTGGATGGATGTGAAGTGTACGTACGATGGACAGACGATGCGAAAACCGTTGACAAGCCGCTACAAGGCACTGGTGACCGCTTCTTATGAGACGCCTTTGAAAAAATGGCAGTTGGATGCCACGGTCCAGTTCAACGGGGGAGGACGTATGCCTTTGGCCGACGCGGTGCATCCGTTATGGAATACTTCTTTCCCCTCGTTTGCCCAGCTGAGTGCGCAGATTACCCATCGCTTCCGCCGGTGGCAGATTTATGTAGGAGGGGAGAACCTGACCAATTATAAGCAGCAGTCCCCCATTGTATCCGCAGCCAATCCCTACAGTCCGGATTTCGATGCGACAATGGTCTGGGGTCCTACAATGGGATACAAACTTTATGCAGGAATCCGTTACCAGATTCCTAAGTTATGA
- a CDS encoding heavy-metal-associated domain-containing protein: MKTKLMTFLMLMMWIFSFSASAENVAAHKKEKSEVTFLVSMKCEKCQKRIENTLSFEKGVTGLDVNLPQKTVTIKYRDGKTSPEKLKEAIQKLGYTVAPLPAVSKANSQQGAQGKKED; this comes from the coding sequence ATGAAAACAAAACTGATGACATTCCTTATGCTGATGATGTGGATTTTTTCATTCTCTGCATCAGCTGAAAACGTGGCAGCACACAAAAAAGAAAAATCGGAGGTGACTTTTCTGGTATCTATGAAATGTGAAAAATGTCAGAAACGCATTGAAAATACCCTCTCTTTTGAAAAGGGAGTGACCGGTCTGGATGTCAATCTTCCCCAGAAGACGGTGACAATTAAGTATCGTGACGGAAAGACTTCGCCCGAAAAACTGAAAGAAGCCATTCAAAAGCTGGGATACACAGTGGCCCCTCTTCCTGCTGTTTCAAAGGCAAACAGTCAGCAAGGGGCGCAGGGTAAAAAGGAGGATTGA
- a CDS encoding Cof-type HAD-IIB family hydrolase, with amino-acid sequence MIKALFFDIDGTLVSFQTHRIPDSTVQAIWQAKELGIKVFISTGRPFSLINNLQEISELIDGYITVNGAYCFIGEQVISCSPIPEEDVRTLIRQADEMNFACMVVGEKDLIMYNSNEKVDYIFRQMLNVHGMKESRSLDALWAHPILQLTPVISEEEERQIMPRLPHCVSSRWYPDFADITAQGTDKSKGLRAVMDILGLKREETMAFGDGGNDIPIVREAGIGVAMGNANESLKAVADYVTACVEEEGIRKALEHFVFQY; translated from the coding sequence ATGATAAAAGCATTGTTTTTTGACATAGACGGCACTTTGGTCAGCTTTCAGACCCACCGGATACCTGATTCTACGGTACAGGCTATCTGGCAGGCGAAGGAGCTGGGCATCAAAGTGTTCATTTCCACCGGACGCCCGTTCTCACTCATTAATAATCTGCAGGAAATCAGTGAACTGATAGACGGATATATCACGGTGAATGGTGCGTATTGTTTCATTGGCGAACAGGTGATATCTTGTAGTCCGATTCCAGAAGAAGATGTGCGTACCCTTATCCGGCAGGCCGATGAGATGAACTTCGCCTGTATGGTGGTAGGAGAGAAAGACCTGATAATGTACAACAGTAATGAAAAAGTGGATTATATTTTCCGACAGATGCTGAATGTACATGGCATGAAAGAAAGCCGTTCGCTCGATGCCTTATGGGCACATCCCATTCTCCAGTTGACGCCGGTCATTTCGGAGGAAGAGGAACGGCAAATCATGCCTCGGCTTCCTCATTGCGTATCCAGTCGCTGGTATCCCGATTTTGCCGATATTACGGCACAAGGTACAGATAAAAGTAAAGGACTGAGAGCTGTCATGGATATCCTGGGACTGAAAAGGGAAGAGACGATGGCCTTTGGCGACGGGGGCAACGACATTCCCATCGTCCGGGAAGCCGGAATCGGTGTGGCCATGGGCAATGCGAATGAATCACTGAAAGCCGTAGCGGATTACGTGACCGCCTGTGTGGAGGAAGAGGGCATTCGGAAAGCCCTGGAGCATTTTGTCTTTCAATATTAG